A section of the Leptospira kobayashii genome encodes:
- a CDS encoding NUDIX domain-containing protein, translating into MSKHGSFQITQKLFLRDGDKFLIMRDSKSGYGDLPGGRMNEDEFFDDWMDSIHREVKEELGESVRVEINPKPIFVHKHRVNEGNHPCIIIAYQAKLLGGEIIISDEHDFMEWVSVKNYDPSPLFTEYMLDAVKVYLEEYA; encoded by the coding sequence ATGAGTAAACACGGTTCTTTTCAAATCACTCAAAAATTATTTTTAAGAGACGGCGATAAATTTCTCATCATGCGGGATAGTAAATCCGGCTATGGGGATTTGCCGGGCGGAAGAATGAACGAAGACGAATTTTTTGACGACTGGATGGATAGTATTCACCGGGAAGTAAAAGAGGAGTTAGGCGAATCTGTCCGGGTGGAAATCAATCCGAAACCGATTTTCGTTCATAAACATCGAGTCAATGAAGGAAATCATCCTTGTATTATCATTGCCTATCAGGCAAAACTTTTGGGTGGTGAAATCATTATTTCAGATGAACATGATTTTATGGAATGGGTATCGGTAAAAAATTACGATCCGTCTCCTTTGTTCACGGAATATATGTTGGATGCAGTTAAGGTTTATTTGGAAGAATATGCATAA
- a CDS encoding alcohol dehydrogenase catalytic domain-containing protein produces the protein MQIRFNALDYKADDSFETSEYEYDGSLEAGWKIRRNGADYLSLGPGYKLLKTKFCGVCSTDIDRRFLPHPLPQIIGHELVAESVEENPKKQYVVEINDTFEARGNKETDVFCTVGLPTHSPERRVLGIDRLPGGFGSYILAPQNAAIEAEGISEKVAVLMEPFAAALQAILASPPREGDHVAVLGPRRLGSLVLAALKAHRQFQKTNFRITAITRHDHLVELSKKMGADDVVDLRNTDVASLQGSFDIVYDTTSTVSGFESATGFSKRELHLKTTNGQIMGGLSHLTELVVDELSILPATVENLGFHWPRENRKNETVFLFSSIADKWKKLIPSDIKVFEGNASEGEAILLSDAFANRLPRFDLVIAGTSEEVGLAIRPNPKSETSLVRPRSAILADTSSESGWQNDSGLLSGFFREGKVIRTSRCGDFHYALKLLRENPDVASALETNMISHMFPAKDLESAYAKAKDPSSVKVVVSFP, from the coding sequence ATGCAAATTAGATTTAATGCTCTGGATTACAAAGCTGACGACAGTTTTGAAACATCAGAATATGAGTATGATGGTAGTTTGGAAGCGGGTTGGAAAATCCGCCGCAATGGTGCCGATTACCTCTCCCTTGGCCCTGGTTATAAATTATTAAAAACGAAATTCTGCGGAGTTTGTTCCACCGATATTGACCGTAGATTTTTACCTCACCCTCTCCCTCAGATCATCGGACATGAGTTAGTGGCTGAGAGCGTAGAAGAAAATCCCAAAAAACAATACGTAGTCGAGATCAACGATACTTTCGAAGCACGGGGAAATAAAGAAACCGATGTTTTTTGTACAGTAGGACTTCCTACACATTCCCCGGAAAGAAGGGTACTCGGGATCGATAGATTGCCTGGAGGATTCGGTTCTTATATTTTGGCTCCTCAAAATGCTGCTATTGAAGCGGAAGGTATTTCCGAAAAAGTAGCGGTCCTTATGGAACCGTTTGCTGCGGCATTGCAAGCGATTCTGGCTTCTCCTCCCAGAGAAGGGGATCATGTGGCTGTTCTGGGTCCGCGCCGATTGGGTAGTTTGGTTCTTGCCGCATTGAAAGCACACAGACAATTTCAGAAAACCAACTTTCGCATAACTGCGATTACTAGGCATGATCATCTTGTGGAACTTTCCAAAAAAATGGGAGCCGATGATGTGGTGGATCTTCGCAATACCGATGTCGCATCCTTGCAAGGATCTTTCGATATTGTTTATGATACTACAAGTACGGTCAGCGGGTTTGAATCTGCAACGGGATTTTCCAAAAGAGAACTTCATTTAAAAACTACCAACGGACAAATCATGGGAGGACTTTCTCACTTAACGGAACTAGTGGTGGACGAATTGTCCATACTACCTGCAACGGTGGAAAATCTTGGGTTTCATTGGCCTCGAGAAAACAGAAAAAATGAAACCGTATTTTTGTTTTCTTCGATTGCTGATAAATGGAAAAAGCTCATACCATCCGACATCAAAGTTTTTGAAGGGAATGCTTCCGAAGGCGAAGCTATTTTATTGTCCGATGCATTTGCAAATCGGCTTCCCCGATTTGATCTGGTGATCGCAGGGACTTCGGAAGAAGTGGGACTTGCCATTCGCCCCAATCCCAAATCGGAAACCTCGCTGGTTCGTCCCAGAAGTGCGATTTTAGCGGATACATCCTCAGAGTCCGGTTGGCAAAATGATTCGGGGCTTTTGAGCGGATTCTTTCGAGAGGGTAAGGTGATTCGCACCTCCCGTTGCGGGGACTTTCACTATGCGTTGAAACTTTTAAGAGAAAATCCCGATGTTGCTTCCGCTTTGGAAACAAATATGATTTCTCATATGTTCCCGGCAAAAGATTTGGAATCCGCTTATGCAAAAGCAAAAGACCCGTCTTCCGTAAAAGTCGTAGTTAGTTTTCCGTAA
- a CDS encoding rhomboid family intramembrane serine protease, translating into MRSFIWEFPLTASFASGMVILYPVVMIFFPTAVDEYFLATPGELQPINWILSTFFHGSFAHLFSNMFFLLILGRVVEYRVGKSKWLLFYFMAGFLSVLGDWIVRGFFIGDRTPVLGASGAISGLASVAALLSPFRFPISKKQAIPFPVFLFAWFMIYSDMTNLFARDHVAHWAHIGGFFSVFATAYLLSQKERSEIRKGFLVNFTFFTLTVILLFFINNR; encoded by the coding sequence ATGAGATCTTTTATCTGGGAATTTCCCTTAACAGCAAGCTTTGCTTCAGGAATGGTGATTTTATATCCTGTCGTAATGATTTTTTTTCCGACGGCGGTAGATGAATATTTTTTAGCAACTCCCGGTGAATTGCAACCCATCAATTGGATTCTCAGTACATTCTTTCACGGATCATTTGCACATCTGTTTTCCAATATGTTCTTTTTGCTGATCTTGGGTCGGGTCGTTGAATACAGAGTCGGTAAATCCAAATGGCTTTTATTTTATTTTATGGCCGGTTTTTTATCCGTGTTAGGTGATTGGATTGTGAGAGGTTTTTTCATAGGAGATAGAACTCCCGTGTTGGGGGCAAGCGGTGCAATTTCCGGATTGGCATCCGTTGCGGCTTTGCTTTCTCCGTTTCGATTCCCCATTTCCAAAAAACAGGCGATTCCTTTCCCGGTCTTTTTATTCGCTTGGTTTATGATTTATTCGGATATGACAAATCTATTTGCACGCGATCATGTTGCTCATTGGGCGCATATAGGCGGATTTTTTTCCGTCTTTGCAACTGCTTATTTGCTCAGTCAAAAGGAGCGCTCAGAGATCAGGAAGGGCTTTCTTGTGAACTTCACCTTTTTTACATTGACTGTGATTCTTCTCTTTTTTATCAACAATAGGTAA
- a CDS encoding adhesin OmpL37 family surface protein, whose protein sequence is MLRILSFFILMAIAWTESSPDQSSSKATQLIRVSYGLKDNYEFLRILNSTITNRGTEEQKKYYKRCIQHHIESEILHLQMDLGRSYAELRRTQGLLIRLYILILDEEVEDLEKELSRLARLANGKEKTETKLYLRLGYREIAVAKQRLMVGKNIRPYLYLMKLQELAYSLKSLKQAEKYIVLLGLLHDSIEDFDPEARSFPGLVAEVNRIIVNDTEKYLKLLYDSQFDSYGATNFYEMVWKQPDMFELAQGIPNFDPSYVRNPKEASPPTAATDSTKP, encoded by the coding sequence ATGTTACGAATACTGTCATTTTTTATCCTAATGGCAATTGCCTGGACTGAGTCGTCCCCCGATCAGTCTAGTTCCAAGGCAACTCAGCTAATCAGAGTTAGTTATGGATTGAAGGACAATTACGAATTTTTAAGAATTTTAAATTCCACTATTACCAATAGAGGAACGGAAGAGCAAAAAAAATATTATAAGAGATGCATTCAGCATCATATCGAATCGGAGATCCTTCACCTTCAAATGGATCTCGGTCGTTCCTATGCTGAGTTACGTAGAACGCAAGGTCTACTTATCAGGTTGTACATTCTGATTCTGGATGAGGAAGTGGAAGATCTGGAAAAGGAATTAAGTCGTTTGGCCCGGCTTGCGAACGGAAAAGAAAAAACCGAAACCAAACTCTATCTACGTTTGGGATATAGGGAAATCGCTGTTGCCAAACAAAGGCTTATGGTCGGAAAAAATATCCGGCCTTATCTTTATCTGATGAAATTGCAGGAGTTGGCGTACTCTCTTAAATCTTTAAAACAAGCTGAAAAATACATTGTATTGCTCGGACTATTACATGATTCCATTGAAGATTTTGATCCGGAAGCACGGTCTTTTCCCGGTCTGGTTGCGGAAGTGAATCGTATCATAGTGAATGATACCGAAAAGTATTTAAAACTTTTGTATGACAGTCAGTTTGATTCTTACGGTGCGACTAATTTTTATGAAATGGTCTGGAAACAACCGGATATGTTTGAGCTTGCACAAGGCATTCCTAACTTTGACCCTAGTTATGTTCGCAATCCGAAAGAAGCAAGCCCTCCGACTGCTGCAACGGATTCCACAAAACCTTAA
- a CDS encoding zinc-binding dehydrogenase yields the protein MKAAILHSGQRSLKVEEVELPELSTNQVKVKIKACGICGSDIHFVLHGKMKSTYSPCIPGHEMSGEVIQLGETVTKFKLGDRVVVGAGTSCGKCSYCLAGRENLCEEIGVFGFNRSGGFAEFIHVEERYLHKLPDSIPFPQGAILADAVSTPYHAIKYQGELKPGETVAIIGCGGLGIHAVAIAKALGAGKIFAVDIDRGSLDNALSYGADEAILLEKNMQLGKILKEKAKGIDLIADFSGFMANIESSIRSMNRGGRIVLVGIGRNKLEIPMPFFLIERQIRITGSYGSDSRAIPELIQLYSDKKIDLTKSISGVHKLEDVNEYLHALEEKRENPIRFIINPEL from the coding sequence ATGAAAGCGGCGATTCTGCATAGCGGGCAAAGATCTCTCAAAGTCGAAGAAGTGGAATTACCGGAACTTTCCACTAACCAAGTTAAGGTGAAAATTAAAGCCTGCGGAATCTGCGGCTCCGATATTCATTTTGTTTTGCACGGTAAGATGAAATCCACATATTCTCCCTGTATCCCCGGTCACGAAATGTCCGGTGAAGTGATTCAGTTGGGTGAAACCGTCACAAAATTCAAGTTGGGTGACCGAGTGGTGGTAGGTGCGGGAACCAGTTGCGGAAAATGTTCTTATTGTCTCGCAGGTAGGGAAAATCTTTGCGAAGAGATCGGAGTATTCGGATTCAATCGAAGCGGCGGTTTTGCAGAATTCATTCATGTAGAGGAAAGATACCTTCACAAACTTCCGGATTCCATTCCGTTTCCGCAAGGCGCAATTCTCGCCGATGCTGTTTCCACACCCTATCATGCGATCAAATACCAAGGTGAATTGAAACCTGGAGAAACCGTAGCCATCATCGGTTGCGGCGGTTTGGGGATTCATGCGGTTGCCATAGCAAAAGCGTTAGGTGCCGGTAAGATCTTTGCCGTGGACATAGACAGAGGTTCTCTCGACAATGCTCTGTCTTACGGTGCAGATGAAGCCATCTTACTGGAAAAAAACATGCAACTGGGAAAGATTCTAAAAGAGAAAGCGAAAGGAATTGATCTGATCGCAGATTTTTCCGGCTTTATGGCGAATATCGAAAGTAGCATTCGCAGTATGAATCGTGGAGGAAGGATCGTTCTCGTTGGGATTGGAAGAAACAAATTGGAAATCCCTATGCCTTTTTTTCTAATCGAAAGACAAATCCGGATTACAGGCTCCTATGGTTCTGATAGTCGTGCTATTCCTGAACTCATCCAACTTTATTCGGACAAAAAAATCGACTTAACCAAGTCCATCAGCGGCGTTCATAAGTTGGAAGATGTAAACGAATACCTCCATGCTTTAGAGGAAAAAAGAGAAAACCCGATTCGTTTTATCATCAATCCTGAGCTTTAG
- a CDS encoding SpoIIE family protein phosphatase, translated as MEVKPITIFKERKILFFQWTCSVVFAFLVSCHTQYGNGFEDSPSFSVSESKAEYLIVPANLQEINPSSLSENSWERFETHRMGMVTVPGNDLWIRFSDHHLYKYKNPALFIEIALESPTVYQNDKKVYSFRERDYVFPHIIPLSGQPGGYIYVHCKSSYKGYVGLDGKVRLEEYSHSWIQLLRDNVARTFLSPVLIVLSLLFLGLFFLKWEERIYLYFSVLLLSSAIIEIMNGFIAFSLLNYSRITIPLTYINFAIYPVLLLLFLKQVYPAFFKNLFEIMIFIHILVYIYCLMVSWNSGISFLNAEWSYNWWVISEGIIAILSSIYILIRGDSKLRLVTYGLLAVVITGSHDTLVDMGIFPWKERIIHQGFWVMILFFGFFVFRYYWNILSSIDNFNKELQKKNKDLERLFAIDKDMALAKELQRSLLSDHIKEDENINLVAFTQSLHSIGGDYFDHDCDSLGNWGILLCDVAGHGISSAVVAAMSKMAFTGAKAYIQYPTRVFNFMNRHLSGKTKGLFITASYLFIDTESGKLIYSNAGHPGFFILRNNSPALLEHRAKGKPLGVFAESDYKEESTQLLPGDKIFLYTDGVLDLNNDKNELFNEERLKRLLWENRDLSIQNLKTTVQGNLSDFCKSWKHQEDDVSFIIIEYKNS; from the coding sequence ATGGAAGTCAAACCTATTACAATATTCAAAGAGAGAAAGATTCTTTTCTTTCAATGGACTTGTTCGGTCGTTTTCGCCTTCTTAGTTTCTTGCCATACCCAGTATGGAAACGGTTTCGAGGATTCTCCTTCATTTTCCGTTTCCGAGTCAAAAGCAGAGTATCTAATTGTTCCTGCCAATTTGCAGGAAATCAATCCGTCTTCATTATCGGAAAATTCCTGGGAGCGATTTGAGACACATCGAATGGGAATGGTTACCGTTCCCGGAAATGATCTATGGATTCGTTTTTCCGATCATCACCTTTATAAATACAAAAACCCCGCTTTATTTATCGAGATTGCTTTGGAATCGCCGACCGTTTATCAAAATGATAAAAAAGTTTATTCTTTTAGGGAAAGGGATTATGTATTTCCTCATATTATTCCGCTTTCCGGCCAACCGGGTGGGTATATTTACGTTCATTGCAAATCATCTTACAAGGGTTATGTTGGTTTGGATGGAAAAGTCAGATTGGAAGAATATTCCCATTCATGGATTCAATTATTACGTGATAATGTAGCACGCACGTTTCTTTCCCCTGTTTTGATTGTTCTTTCTTTGTTATTTTTAGGTTTGTTCTTTTTGAAATGGGAAGAGAGAATTTATCTGTATTTCTCCGTTTTGCTTTTGAGCAGCGCAATCATTGAGATCATGAACGGATTCATTGCTTTTTCGTTGCTTAATTATTCGAGAATTACGATTCCCCTAACATATATTAATTTTGCAATCTATCCGGTTTTATTATTGTTATTTCTAAAACAGGTTTATCCCGCGTTTTTTAAAAATCTTTTCGAGATTATGATTTTTATTCATATTCTCGTATATATTTATTGTTTGATGGTGAGTTGGAATAGCGGGATTTCCTTTTTAAATGCGGAATGGAGTTATAATTGGTGGGTGATTTCGGAAGGGATCATTGCTATTTTATCTTCCATCTACATTTTGATTCGTGGAGATTCCAAACTCAGACTTGTTACTTACGGTTTGCTCGCAGTTGTAATCACAGGTTCCCATGATACGCTTGTAGATATGGGAATATTTCCCTGGAAAGAAAGAATCATCCACCAAGGCTTTTGGGTGATGATATTGTTTTTCGGTTTTTTTGTATTTCGTTATTATTGGAATATTCTTAGTTCCATTGATAATTTTAATAAGGAACTTCAGAAAAAAAATAAGGATCTGGAACGGTTGTTTGCCATTGATAAAGATATGGCTTTGGCAAAGGAATTGCAAAGATCTCTTCTTTCCGATCATATCAAAGAGGATGAAAATATCAATTTGGTAGCTTTCACCCAATCCTTACATAGCATCGGGGGAGATTATTTTGACCATGATTGCGATAGCCTGGGCAACTGGGGCATCTTGTTATGCGATGTTGCGGGTCATGGAATTTCTTCCGCAGTAGTTGCGGCAATGTCCAAGATGGCATTTACAGGCGCCAAGGCATATATTCAATACCCGACTCGGGTTTTTAATTTCATGAATAGACATCTTTCCGGAAAAACCAAAGGACTATTCATTACCGCATCTTATTTATTTATAGATACCGAGAGCGGCAAATTGATTTATTCCAACGCAGGCCATCCCGGTTTTTTTATTTTACGCAACAATTCACCCGCTTTATTGGAACATCGTGCCAAAGGAAAGCCGTTGGGTGTTTTTGCAGAAAGTGATTACAAAGAGGAATCGACGCAACTATTGCCGGGAGATAAGATTTTCCTCTACACGGATGGTGTATTGGACCTAAACAATGATAAAAACGAGTTGTTCAACGAAGAAAGACTCAAACGGCTGTTATGGGAAAATAGGGACTTGTCCATTCAAAATCTAAAGACAACCGTACAAGGCAACTTATCCGATTTCTGCAAATCCTGGAAACATCAGGAGGATGACGTTTCCTTTATCATCATCGAATACAAAAACAGCTGA
- a CDS encoding NAD(P)H-dependent flavin oxidoreductase, producing MKIKTPITEMLKIDLPIIAAPMFLVSYPELVVAVSEAGGIGCFPSLNYRTPEQLKDGLQEIRSKTKKPIGVNIILHKDHNPNWAKQFEVVMEMKVELIITSLGTPRTIAKEIKANGAHLFCDVTTLKHANIVAKSGADALITVAQGAGGHAGNITPFALIPYLKKETGLPVIAAGAISGGAQMAAAFALGADAVYVGTKFIATNESRAQNEYKQMLIDSVPEEIIYTEKISGIPANWLEKSVRKSPELLENSPRKIAEGHAGGEHAMEQEYKRWRDIWSAGQGVAQIENVRPAKEVVDEMVKEYLEIVSRLPR from the coding sequence ATGAAAATCAAAACTCCCATCACAGAAATGCTAAAAATCGATCTACCGATCATAGCAGCTCCCATGTTTTTAGTATCTTACCCCGAGCTAGTTGTCGCCGTTTCGGAAGCAGGAGGAATCGGATGTTTTCCATCCCTCAACTACCGCACCCCCGAACAACTGAAAGACGGTTTACAGGAAATTCGTTCTAAAACGAAAAAACCGATCGGTGTAAATATCATTCTTCACAAAGATCATAATCCAAATTGGGCAAAACAATTTGAAGTCGTGATGGAAATGAAAGTGGAGCTGATCATTACAAGTCTTGGAACTCCCAGAACCATAGCAAAGGAAATCAAAGCAAACGGAGCGCATCTTTTTTGTGATGTTACCACTTTGAAACATGCAAACATCGTCGCCAAATCCGGCGCAGATGCATTGATCACCGTTGCACAAGGCGCTGGCGGCCATGCGGGAAACATAACACCTTTTGCACTTATTCCCTATCTCAAAAAAGAAACAGGACTTCCGGTCATTGCTGCAGGTGCAATCTCCGGTGGAGCACAAATGGCCGCAGCCTTTGCGTTAGGTGCTGATGCAGTGTATGTAGGAACAAAATTCATTGCCACTAACGAATCACGCGCCCAAAACGAATACAAACAAATGTTAATTGATTCTGTTCCTGAGGAAATCATCTATACTGAAAAAATTTCCGGGATTCCCGCAAACTGGCTGGAGAAATCGGTTAGAAAATCTCCCGAGCTATTGGAAAACAGTCCGAGGAAAATCGCCGAAGGTCATGCAGGTGGTGAACACGCTATGGAACAAGAATACAAGCGCTGGAGAGATATTTGGTCCGCTGGCCAAGGTGTTGCGCAAATTGAAAATGTAAGACCTGCCAAAGAAGTCGTAGATGAAATGGTAAAAGAATACCTGGAAATCGTCTCCAGACTGCCCAGATAA
- a CDS encoding alkyl sulfatase dimerization domain-containing protein, with product MQKHIYKLYKKCNRLYATDIALLLTLVILTFNLSQCNLVRQKPTTIASDHKLENFNKEFEKKIYNVAPGVYSAVGFGIANSILIVGDDGLIIIDTMDDLKSGKEVFDEFRKISNLPIKAIIYTHSHPDHIFGSQSFAEGSNPEVYAHESLLPTVQKLASETTPIIGTRSARMFGNYLKDNDLVNVGIGPYQGYNSETKLDFVPPTKTFRDSLEIKVSGVRLKLIHAPGETDDQIYIYLPEKKVLMSGDNFYKAFPNLYTIRGTWFRSLKNWYKSLDIIRSIRPEHLIPSHGKPLSGTEEIAQVVTDYRDAVQFVHDQSLRGINGGLNPDDLVDYVKLPSHLSKSPYLQEIYGKVAWSVRSLFNGNLGWFSGDSNDLHPLSRDQTAKLLSELAGGKENLLSYAKTKFQNEDFQASLTLTGHLLRIDPKNSEAKDLRIRSLEALGKKEENANSRHYYFTEALELRDNFVAKLQVKPSPQLLKRYPVSVIFSSFVTNLDPIASLELDEKVGFVFTDTNESFTIHLRRGVAEVIPILHDDSEVIVHLDSQDWKEILTRIKNPVTTLPKFEYKKGNILKFARFLKLFSPLDPILSYEKPKG from the coding sequence ATGCAGAAACACATTTATAAATTATACAAAAAGTGCAATAGATTGTATGCGACTGATATTGCCCTTTTACTTACGCTTGTTATTCTCACTTTTAACTTATCGCAATGCAATCTGGTAAGACAAAAACCTACAACCATCGCTTCCGATCATAAATTGGAAAATTTCAATAAAGAATTTGAGAAAAAAATCTATAACGTCGCACCGGGAGTTTATTCCGCAGTAGGTTTCGGTATAGCTAATTCCATACTAATTGTGGGAGATGATGGCTTGATCATCATCGATACGATGGATGATCTAAAATCCGGCAAAGAAGTATTCGATGAATTTAGAAAGATCTCCAATCTTCCGATCAAAGCGATTATATATACTCATAGTCATCCTGATCATATTTTCGGCTCTCAATCTTTTGCTGAAGGATCCAATCCCGAAGTTTACGCGCACGAAAGTTTATTACCTACAGTTCAAAAACTTGCGAGTGAAACAACACCTATCATCGGAACAAGAAGTGCCAGGATGTTCGGTAATTATTTGAAAGACAATGATTTGGTAAACGTAGGAATCGGACCATACCAAGGATATAATTCCGAAACCAAGTTGGATTTTGTTCCTCCTACAAAAACCTTCAGAGATAGTCTTGAAATAAAAGTCTCAGGAGTCCGTTTGAAGTTGATTCATGCGCCCGGAGAAACAGACGATCAAATATATATTTATCTACCGGAAAAGAAAGTACTTATGTCGGGAGATAACTTTTATAAGGCGTTCCCTAATTTATATACGATCCGGGGAACTTGGTTTCGCAGTTTAAAGAATTGGTATAAATCTTTGGATATAATCCGTTCCATACGGCCCGAACATTTGATTCCAAGTCACGGCAAACCACTTTCAGGTACAGAAGAAATTGCCCAAGTGGTTACTGATTATCGAGATGCCGTCCAGTTTGTTCATGACCAATCCTTAAGAGGAATCAACGGAGGATTGAATCCGGACGATTTGGTAGACTATGTTAAACTACCTTCCCATTTATCAAAATCTCCCTATCTTCAGGAAATTTATGGAAAGGTTGCTTGGTCAGTCAGATCTCTTTTCAACGGCAATCTAGGCTGGTTTAGCGGAGACTCTAATGATTTGCATCCTTTGAGTAGGGATCAAACGGCAAAATTATTGTCTGAGTTGGCCGGTGGAAAAGAAAATCTTTTGAGTTATGCGAAAACCAAATTTCAAAATGAAGACTTTCAAGCTTCTTTAACTTTAACTGGTCATTTATTACGCATTGATCCGAAAAATTCCGAAGCAAAGGATTTGAGAATCCGCTCATTGGAAGCATTGGGTAAAAAAGAGGAAAATGCAAATTCTCGCCATTACTACTTTACAGAAGCCTTGGAATTGAGAGACAACTTTGTAGCAAAATTACAAGTTAAACCCAGTCCTCAATTATTGAAAAGATATCCTGTATCGGTAATATTTTCCAGCTTTGTAACGAACCTGGATCCGATCGCAAGTTTGGAATTAGACGAAAAAGTGGGTTTCGTATTCACTGATACTAACGAAAGTTTTACGATTCACTTAAGAAGGGGAGTCGCTGAAGTGATCCCAATACTCCACGATGATTCCGAAGTGATTGTCCATTTGGATTCCCAAGACTGGAAGGAAATATTAACCCGGATTAAAAACCCGGTTACAACTCTTCCCAAATTCGAATATAAAAAAGGAAACATTTTGAAATTCGCCCGATTTCTAAAGTTGTTTTCTCCCTTAGATCCGATTTTAAGTTACGAAAAACCGAAAGGCTAG
- a CDS encoding protein-disulfide reductase DsbD family protein: MISELQLYIESQLAGNGFHPTIFLLLALGGFLASLLPCVYPLYPITAGILGNRQGQNKWIHPLLYYFGLAFVYLLFGVVAGFTGGLFNQFLRYPETNLVLAYLLFILGLSSIEFVQLPFFGKNAVSTQNSSYTGSFLLGMGAGLLSSPCVGPVVVAVLLQIVTASKGSLEILTLVETSLKMFAFGLGVGLPFLAIGVFGLPLPKSGKWMRYVQWALAIVIFYFSYTYLLKAGAGFGWSETNTLQVFILWVLLLTTAFFVQNSSDYLPIRMKSALALSSLIIVSISLFAVVSKSKEWSGNPPTNESSWEDHENLRWYREEKTVHDLSREKKLPIFVDFYADWCTNCKEFQKLALSNLPLNQVLKNKAILWKVYDTDPIFETFANDPRFTELKIGLPFFLVLDENGEVLFKTTDYLDTKGMIGAIEGKR; this comes from the coding sequence ATGATTTCAGAACTACAACTATATATAGAATCACAATTAGCCGGCAATGGCTTTCATCCCACGATTTTCCTTTTGTTGGCGTTAGGCGGATTTCTTGCCAGTTTGCTACCTTGTGTTTATCCTTTGTATCCGATCACTGCAGGGATTCTTGGCAACCGACAAGGACAAAACAAATGGATTCATCCGTTATTGTATTATTTTGGTCTTGCATTCGTTTATTTATTATTTGGTGTAGTGGCGGGGTTTACCGGCGGGCTTTTCAATCAGTTTTTACGATACCCTGAAACCAATCTGGTATTAGCTTATTTGTTATTCATTTTAGGACTTTCTTCCATTGAATTCGTTCAGCTTCCTTTTTTCGGAAAGAATGCAGTATCTACACAAAATTCCAGTTATACGGGTAGTTTTCTTTTGGGAATGGGTGCCGGTTTGTTATCTTCTCCTTGTGTCGGTCCTGTGGTTGTAGCAGTTCTTTTGCAGATTGTAACCGCAAGCAAAGGTTCTTTGGAAATTTTGACTTTGGTAGAGACTTCGCTCAAGATGTTTGCATTCGGCTTAGGTGTGGGACTTCCTTTTCTAGCCATAGGAGTTTTCGGACTTCCCCTTCCTAAGTCGGGTAAGTGGATGCGTTATGTACAATGGGCACTCGCTATAGTGATTTTTTACTTTTCATATACCTATCTTTTGAAGGCAGGTGCCGGATTCGGATGGAGTGAAACAAATACGCTTCAAGTTTTTATTTTATGGGTTTTGCTTTTAACTACCGCTTTCTTTGTGCAAAATTCTTCGGATTATCTACCGATTCGAATGAAATCTGCATTGGCACTTTCTAGTTTAATTATAGTTAGTATTTCGTTATTTGCGGTTGTTTCAAAATCGAAAGAGTGGAGTGGAAATCCGCCGACGAACGAATCATCCTGGGAAGATCATGAAAATCTAAGATGGTATCGTGAAGAAAAAACAGTCCATGATCTTTCGCGGGAGAAAAAACTACCTATTTTTGTGGATTTTTATGCGGATTGGTGTACCAACTGCAAAGAGTTCCAAAAACTCGCTCTTTCCAATCTTCCTTTAAATCAGGTTTTAAAAAATAAAGCGATCTTATGGAAAGTATACGATACGGATCCAATTTTTGAAACATTTGCAAACGATCCTAGATTTACGGAGCTAAAGATAGGTTTACCTTTCTTTTTGGTTCTGGATGAAAACGGAGAGGTCCTATTCAAAACCACCGACTATCTGGACACCAAAGGAATGATTGGCGCGATTGAAGGGAAAAGGTAA